From the genome of Bacteroidota bacterium:
CACATGACCTATGCTGATGCTATGCGGTATTATGGCTGCGACAAACCAGACACTCGCTTTGAAATGAAGTTTGTTGAATTGAACAACATAGTAAAGGGAAAAGGATTTAAGGTATTTGATGACGCGGAACTTGTTGTGGGCATTTGCGCGAAGGGTTGCGGAGAATACTCCCGCAAACAACTGGATGAATTAACTGAATTTGTAAAACGCCCGCAAGTGGGCGCTACCGGGCTTATTTATGCACGCTACCAGAATGACGGGATCATTAAATCAAGCGTTGATAAATTTTTTAACGCGGATGAATTAAAAAAATGGGCTGAAGCATTTGGCGCGCAGCCCAATGACCTTATGCTTATACTCGCCGGCGAAACCAATAAAACGCGTAAAGCGCTTAATGAGCTGCGCCTCGAAATGGGCACACGCCTTGGCCTACGCGACAAAAACAAATTTTCATGCTTATGGGTAGTTGATTTTCCTTTGCTGGAATGGAACGAAGAACAAAAACGATGGTTCGCTATGCACCATCCTTTTACTTCCCCAAATCCTGAGGATATGGACCTGCTTGAAAGTAACCCCGGCGCGGTGCGTGCAAACGCCTACGACATGGTAATAAACGGCGTTGAAGTGGGCGGCGGCTCTATACGTATCCACAACAAAGAATTACAAGCACTGATGTTCAAACGACTTGGCTTTACCGATGAAGAAGCCCATGAACAATTTGGATTTTTAATGAATGCTTTTGAATATGGTGCCCCACCCCATGGCGGCGTTGCTTTTGGCTTTGACCGCCTTTGCTCTTTATTTGGCGGAGCCGAATCGATACGCGATTTTATTGCGTTCCCTAAAAATAACTCCGGACGTGATGTAATGATTGATGCCCCTTCTAAGATTAGTGAGGAACAGTTGAAGGAGTTGGGTATTAAGTTGAGGGATGAGAAGTGATCTTCAAAAACCCTTCTTA
Proteins encoded in this window:
- the aspS gene encoding aspartate--tRNA ligase gives rise to the protein MLRTHTCGELTIKDINKPVTLCGWVQRERKLGSITFVDLRDRYGLTQLVFDIENSAIIGPAGFAREMVVQVTGTVRERSNKNLKMATGEIELLVNHIVVLNSSKTPPFTIEDNTDGGEELRMKYRYLDLRRNPVREALELRHKLALATRNYLSGIGFLEVETPVMIKSTPEGARDFVVPSRMNPGEFYALPQSPQTFKQLLMVGGFDRYFQIVKCFRDEDLRADRQPEFTQIDCEMSFVERADVLNTFEGMVRHLFKTVKGIDIPTLPHMTYADAMRYYGCDKPDTRFEMKFVELNNIVKGKGFKVFDDAELVVGICAKGCGEYSRKQLDELTEFVKRPQVGATGLIYARYQNDGIIKSSVDKFFNADELKKWAEAFGAQPNDLMLILAGETNKTRKALNELRLEMGTRLGLRDKNKFSCLWVVDFPLLEWNEEQKRWFAMHHPFTSPNPEDMDLLESNPGAVRANAYDMVINGVEVGGGSIRIHNKELQALMFKRLGFTDEEAHEQFGFLMNAFEYGAPPHGGVAFGFDRLCSLFGGAESIRDFIAFPKNNSGRDVMIDAPSKISEEQLKELGIKLRDEK